Proteins encoded together in one Benincasa hispida cultivar B227 chromosome 1, ASM972705v1, whole genome shotgun sequence window:
- the LOC120082697 gene encoding casein kinase 1-like protein 2, which yields MEPRVGNKFKLGRKIGSGSFGEIYLGTNIQTNEEVAIKLENVKTKHPQLLYESKLYKILQGGTGIPNVRWFGVEGDYNVLVIDLLGPSLEDLFNFCSRKLSLKTVLMLADQMINRVEFVHSKSFLHRDIKPDNFLMGLGRRANQVYAIDFGLAKKYRDTSTHQHIPYRENKNLTGTARYASMNTHLGIEQSRRDDLESLGYVLMYFLRGSLPWQGLKAGTKKQKYEKISEKKVSTSIEALCRGYPTEFASYFHYCRSLRFDDKPDYAYLKRLFRDLFIREGFQFDYVFDWTILKYQQSQITAPPTRAIGGAGPSSGVPMAVANADRHPGGEEGRPPPSGWVPADPLRRRNSGPVTGTGNLSKQKPPATNDPAVAKEPILPNSNMMRSSGSSRRAAIGSGQDTTLLGCESDPSRHAIPDPSLGAVHKISSAQRHSPVLQADQNRTTSARNISGIRNFESTLRGIESLHFNQDEKVQY from the exons GAAAATGTGAAGACGAAACATCCACAACTGCTGTATGAATCAAAGCTATATAAAATACTACAAGGAGGAA CTGGAATTCCAAACGTGAGGTGGTTTGGTGTTGAGGGAGATTATAATGTTCTTGTGATTGATTTGTTGGGCCCTAGCCTTGAAGATTTATTTAACTTCTGCAGCAGAAAATTGTCTCTTAAGACCGTTCTTATGCTTGCAGATCAGATG ATCAATCGGGTGGAGTTTGTCCACTCCAAGTCCTTTCTACATCGGGATATCAAACCAGATAATTTTCTCATGGGCTTAGGCAGACGTGCAAATCAG GTCTACGCGATCGATTTTGGTTTAGCTAAAAAGTACAGAGACACTTCAACTCATCAGCACATTCCTTACAG AGAAAACAAGAATTTGACAGGAACAGCAAGATATGCAAGCATGAATACCCATCTTGGCATTG AACAAAGCCGCAGGGATGATTTAGAATCACTTGGATATGTTCTTATGTATTTTTTAAGGGGGAG TCTTCCTTGGCAGGGACTTAAAGCAGGAACGAAGAAACAAAAGTACGAAAAGATTAGTGAAAAGAAAGTCTCCACTTCTATAGAG GCCCTATGTCGTGGATACCCTACTGAATTTGCTTCGTACTTCCATTATTGCCGATCATTAAGATTTGATGATAAGCCAGACTATGCTTATCTAAAAAGACTCTTCCGTGACCTTTTCATTCGCGAag GTTTTCAGTTCGATTATGTGTTTGATTGGACCATTTTGAAGTACCAGCAATCCCAGATAACTGCCCCACCTACCCGTGCCATT GGCGGTGCTGGACCAAGTTCTGGAGTACCTATGGCTGTAGCAAATGCTGATAGGCACCCTG GTGGGGAGGAAGGTCGACCACCACCGAGTGGTTGGGTACCAGCTGACCCCTTGCGAAGGAGAAACTCCGGTCCAGTTACAGGCACTGGAAATTTGTCAAAACAAAAACCTCCAGCCACAAATGATCCCGCTGTTGCTAAGGAACCCATA CTACCAAATTCCAATATGATGCGTTCAAGTGGATCATCAAGACGAGCTGCCATTGGTAGCGGTCAAGATACAACCCTTCTCGGATGTGAATCTGACCCATCTCGCCATGCAATTCCAGATCCAAGTTTAGGAGCTGTACACAAAATTTCTAGTGCACAAAGGCATTCCCCTGTTTTACAAGCTGATCAGAACCGTACAACCTCGGCCAGAAACATATCAGGCATCAGGAACTTTGAATCAACTCTTAGGGGTATCGAAAGCCTCCATTTTAATCAAGATGAGAAGGTACAATATTAG